AGCCCGGCTTTTCAGTCGCTTTAACAGCGGAGGAGAGGCGTCAGTAATTAGCTGGCCTGGCGGGTTTCATGGCTACGACGCCATGCAACCAGATCCTCAATGGTTACGACTGGCATATTGTGTTGTTTAGCAAACACAATCGCCTCCGGCGCATGCGCCATCGTACCGTCGTCATTGGTCAGCTCGCACAGTACGCCAAAAGGTTTGAAACCGGCCAGGGTGACTAAATCGATAGTCGCTTCAGTATGGCCGCCGCGCGTTAACACGCCGCCTTCTCGCGCACGTAACGGGAATACGTGGCCGGGGCGGTTCAGGTCGCTGGGTTTAGCATTATCTGCAATAGCAGTGCGAATGGTGGTCAGACGATCTTTTGCAGAAACGCCGGTTGTTACACCCTGTGCCGCTTCAATCGTAACGGTAAAGCCGGTTCCGAAGGAGCTGGTGTTATTTTCCACCATCATTGGCAGATCCAGCTGCTGGCGACGAGGCTCGGTGATGCACAGGCAGACGATGCCGCTGCCGTGGCGAATGGTCAAAGCCATTTGTTCGACGGTCATGGTTTCCGCTGCGAAAATCATGTCACCTTCGTTTTCACGATCTTCGTCGTCCAGTACCATTACACCGCGGCCTTCACGTAATGCTGCGATGGCCAGTTCTACACGCTGTTCAGGCGTGCCAAATTCAGAAAGTAGCGTCTGATTCATGGTAAAAAAAGTCCTTATTTATATTGTGGTTACCAGAACCAGGGCGTGCTTGAGGAGTGCATAAAAATAACGCGAGGCGAGCGAATGCCCGACCAGAACCGTTACTCTCTCCCATCCGGACTTTAACCGTCGGCCCCGGAATTACACCGGATCTGCTGACCTTCCAATCGGAGATCGGAAGCGCTCGCGGGCTTTCAGCTACGCTGATTTACCGCCGGTGGGGAATTTCGCCCCGCCCTGAGAATAAGCGAAGTCACTATAACGCCAAAAAACCAGCTCGGCAACGCCCAATCGCAACATATGCTTACTCAATTTATGCCGCCGCCATTTTAGGTTTATCCTTTTCCAGACAGGCATTACACTTATGTTATCTTTGTTGCGACCAGGAAACCGCCATGATTGACCCGAAAAAAATTGAACAACTCGCACGTCAGGTGCACGAGGCAATGCCAAGAGGCATTCGTGAGTTTGGCGATGACGTGGAGAAAAAGATTCGTCAGGTTTTGCAGGCGCAGCTGACGCGCATGGATCTGGTAAATCGCGAAGAGTTTGATGTGCAGACACAGGTGCTGCTGCGCACCCGTGAAAAGCTGGCCGCACTGGAGCAACGTCTTGCCGCGCTGGAAAGCCAGGGCGGAAAACCGGTTACGCAGTCGGCCTCGTCTCCGGCAATGGCACCCGCCGCGCCGCAAACCGCGAGCGCAACACCACAAACGCCCGCGTCGCCTTCCTCTTATCAAACGCCGCCGCTTTTGAACGATGAAGTTAAAAAGGAAGATCCGCAGTAACGGCGGAGGCGGTAATACCGGCGGGCGAGCGTTAACGCTTTTGCCTGCCGGATAACCTTCCCGCTGAGGTTTAAGAACGAATACGCTTGATGATATTGGTAGTAGAAATACCGTCTTCAAAGTTCAGCACGCGTACTTCGCCGCCGTTAGCCCACACCTCTTTACTTCCGGCAATATCTTCCGGCTTATAGTCCCCACCTTTCACCAGCAGATCCGGCAGAATACCAGCGATCAGCCGCTGCGGCGTATCCTCTTCGAAGGAAACGACCCAGTCGACCGCTTCCAGCGCACCCAGCACGATCATTCGGTTTTCCAGCGTATTTACCGGACGACTGTCACCTTTAAGTCGTTTTGTCGAGGCATCGCTGTTAACCGCAACAATTAAACGATCGCCCAGCTTACGTGCGTTAGAAAGGTAAGAGACATGCCCGGCGTGCAGGATATCGAACACGCCGTTAGTCATCACCACCTTCTCTCCGCGCTGACGCGCCAGCGCAACGGCTTCTTTCAGCTGCGCCTCGCTCATAATGCCGAAGCCGCTCTCAGGACGAGCGTGAATTGCATTTTCCAGCTCAACCGGGGAAACGGTGGAGGTGCCCAGTTTGCCCACGACCACACCTGCGGCAGCATTTGCCAGGAAGCAAGCAGCTTCCAGATCGTCGCCAGCTGCCAGCGAGGCGGCCAGCACGCCGATGACGGTATCGCCCGCACCGGTCACGTCATAGACCTCCTGCGCCTGAGTAGGCAGATGCAGCGGCGCTTTGCCTGGCTGCAACAGCGTCATGCCGTTTTCTGAGCGGGTAACCAGCAGCGCCGACAGCTCATAATCAGCAACCAGCTGCATACCACGCTCAACAATCTGCGCCTCGTTCTGACATTTACCTACCACGGCCTCAAACTCAGAAAGATTAGGCGTCAGCAGCGTAGCGCCCCGGTAGCGTTCAAAATCGGTTCCTTTGGGATCCACCAGCACCGGCACCTTTGCCGCACGCGCCAGCTGTATCATCTGCTGTACGGTTGCCAGCGCCCCTTTCGCATAGTCCGAGAGCACCAGCGCGCCGGTATGCGGCAGCGCAGCGGCGATACGCTGGTGCAACGGCTCAGGATCGATACCGTCAAAACCCTCTTCAAAATCCAGCCGGATCAGCTGCTGATTACGGGAAAGGATACGCAGCTTGGTAATGGTTGGATGGGTCGACAGCGCCACGAAATCACACTTTACGTTGACGTTTTGCAGGCTTAAGCCCAGCGCCCGCGCCGCATCATCGGTTCCCGTCAGGCCAATAAGGCGTGAAGAGGCACCCAGCGCAGCAATATTCATCGCCACGTTTGCCGCGCCGCCCGGACGTTCTTCAACGTTATCCACTTTCACGACCGGTACCGGCGCTTCCGGGGAAATACGGCTGGTAGGGCCATACCAGTAGCGATCCAGCATCACATCGCCGACGACCAGCACTTCTGCACGGTTAAATTCGGGCAGTGTCACTTTCATTACAGAGACTCCAGACTGCAGTAAAAATATTGCGCGCGATAATAACATAGCTGCGTCAAAACGCGGCGGCGCGCATCAGGTTCCTCAGGCTTCCGTTGTAGAGCCCAGCAGCCAGCGCTGCCAGCTCTCCTGAACAATCTGCCGCTCGTGCATAAAGGCATCCGGCGCAACGTGCCCCGCCTGTTCCTGTAGAGCCAGGTGATGCAGCTCATCACGCAGCGTCACGTAAGCCTGCGTTAGCGCCTCCGCCTCACGCTGGGAGATTTTGTCATGCCGCGCCAGTAGTTCAAGTATACGCACGTTATCAGACCAACCCGTTAGCGCAGGCTCTTCGGCGGCGTAACGGAGCACCAGATATTGCGTAATAAACTCAATGTCCGTGATACCGCCCTCATCAGCTTTGATATCCCAGCGCCCCTTATGCTTATGGCTCAAATGGGCGTACATCTTTTCGCGCATCTCACGCACTTCGGTTTGTAACGTCGCCGCCTCGCGTGGCAGGCAGAGCGTATGGCGACGAATGGCCTCAAAGCGTTTATTCAACGCGGGTTCGCCATAAACGATGCGTGCCCGCACCAGCGCCTGATGTTCCCAGGTCCAGGCATCGTTACGCTGGTACTCATCAAACGCGTCCATGGTACTGACCAGCATACCGGCTGAACCGGAAGGCCGCAGACGCGCATCCACCTCATACAAGATGCCCGATGAGGTACGGGTGCTGAACAGATGCATCACGCGCTGCGCCAGGCGCAGGTAGAACTGACGCCCGTCAATAACCCGTTCGCCGTCGGTAACGGCATCAATCGGACAATCGTGCAGGAAAACCAGATCGAGATCGGAACGATATCCCAGCTCCCAGCCGCCCAGCTTGCCATAGCCGACAACGGCGAAGCCGCGCTCGTTTTGTTGCAGATGTGATGGCTTGCCGTAACGCTGAACCATCATATTCCACGCCTGCTGCACCACTGCCTGAATAATCGCTTCCGCCAGCCAGGTAAGATGATCGCTGACTTTCATCACCGGCAGCGTACCGGCAATATCGGCGGCGGCAATGCGCAGCTGCTGCACCTGCTTAAACTGGCGCAGCGCTTCCAGTTGCTGTTCCTCATCCTCTTCCGGGATACGCAGCAGATACTGACGCAGCTCATCCCGGTAGGCATCGGTCGCGGTTGGCTGATAAAGCGTAGCGGGATCAAGAAGCTCATCCAGCAGCAGCGGATAGCGCGCCAGCTGGCTGGCGATCATCGGTGAGGCGGCACACAGGCGAATAAGCTGTTGTAACGCGCCGGGAGACTCCGTCAAGAGTTCGAGATAGGTAGTACGGGTCACTACGCCCAGCAACAGCGGAATCAGGCGTTCCAGAGTAAGATCGGCATCAGCACGTACGCAGACCTCATTCAGCAAACGCGGCATCAGCTGATCGAGCGCCAGCCTTCCCCGTGGTCCGATAGTGCGTTTATCAACATCGCGTCGGAAATCAGTCAGGAGGCGGAACAGGCGCTCCCTTGCTGCTTCATCAAGCTGCGTCAGCAGCGCGTCCAGATCGCTTTGATCCAGCTTATCGTGCCACAGCTCAGCCATTTCATGGCTGTCGTTCTCTTCCGCGCTCTCCGGGACATCCTCTCCGATGAGCTCGTTAAAGATCAGCCGCACCTGTGCCATCTGCTGTTCCAGCGCCTCAAGCAACGCCGTCCAGTCAGCAAAGCCCATCGCCCACGCCAGACGCGCCTGATTTAGCACATCCGTCGGCAACGTTTGCGTTTGCTCGTCAGCGATGCTTTGTAGCAGATTTTCCAGGCGGCGTAAAAAGAGATAAGCACCGCGTAGCGCACTAACCTGCGGCTCAGTCAGCAGGTTCAGCTCTTCAATAGCGGCAAGGGTTGGCAATAACGCGCGCTGTTGCAGCGTGCGTTCACGACCACCGCGAATTAGCTGGAAAACCTGTACGATAAATTCACATTCACGAATACCGCCAGCGCCCAGTTTAATGTTGTCCTTCAGACCGCGACGGCGCACCTCGCGCGCTATCATTCCTTTCATGTTGCGCAGCGACTGTATAACGCTGAAATCGATGTAGCGACGATAGATAAAGGGGCGTAGCATTTGCTGTAGCTCCTGGCTCCAGCGATCGTCGCTGTCGCCCATCAGGCGCGCTTTCACCATCGCGTAGCGCTCCCAGTCGCGCCCCTGCTCCTGATAGTAATCTTCCAGCGCGGCAAAACTGAGTACCAGCGGGCCGCTATCCCCGAAGGGACGCAGACGCATATCCACACGATATACGAAGCCGTCCGCGGTTGCCTGATCGAGCACTTTGATCAAACGCTGGCCAAGGCGGGTAAAAAACTGCGCGTTATCTAATTCGCGGCGTCCGCCGTGCGTTACGCCATTTTCTGGCCAGACAAAAATCAGATCGATATCAGAAGAAAAATTCAGCTCGCCGCCGCCCAGTTTGCCCATGCCTAAAATCAGTAGGGGCTGAGGCTCACCGGCAGCATTGCATGGCGTGCCATATTCAATGCAGCACGCCTGCCACAGCCAGTCGCGCGCGGCGACGATCAGCGTCTCGGCCAGCGTACTGAGCTGTTTTAACGACATTTCGGTACTGCTTTCGCCTATGGCCTGCATCCAGGCGATACGTACCATCATTTGCCGCCGGAACAGGCGTAGCTGCCGCATCAGCGCCGCTTCGTCGCTGACCGTTTGCAGCCCGGCGTTTAACCAGTCGGCATAGTGGCACCATTCATCAGGCTGCGGCTTTTCCTGCTCCAGCTGTTGCCACCATTCCGGATGCTGAAGCAGGCTATCGGTAATAAAATCGCTGAACGCCAGTACCGCCTGCTGCTGCATATTCAGAGACGCAAGCGAACGGTTTAGTCGCCCCGCCGCTTTTTCCGCCTGCGATTGCAGTAGCGCGGGCAGCGGTCCATGAAATGTTGGCAACATAACTTCTCCCTAACGTTAATCAGACCTTGCCGTTAAGCCAAAAAGCAGGTTGCCTTAGCGCCTGACGGCACAGCATATCCAGCTCACGATCGTGATGATTACGAATTGCCTGTGCCAGCTGCTGCCAGCCCTGTAACCAACTATCCACCGCTGCGGAGGGATAGGCACCTGCCAGCAGATGTACCGTCAGCAGATGATGCGTCAGACGTACCGACTTATCCTGATATTCATTGTGCTGGCGTATCGTACTGAAGGTCTCTTTCAGATCGGCGGCCACGCGCCCCAGCATAATATCGGCGAAGCGTTTGAAAGAACCCTGTAGCCGCTCAGCATTTTTCGCATCGATAAAGGGTTGCCAGCCAGCGCTGCTTAGCCAGGCGGTTAAGCTCAGCTGGGTATCCAGCCAGAGCGGGCTATAGCATATCGCTTGCGCTTCGGGCTGTTTCTGCTCCAGCGTCTCAAGCAGGCTGGTTAATTTTTGTCGCAGCGCGCTGCTGGCTTTGCGCGGCACCAGCCCACCGAATAGCGAAAAAGCCTGCCTTGCGGTTTCCAGCGCGTCCAGCACGGCACCCTGCGCCGCCGTTTCTCCACGTAGCCACAGCTCTTCATGGTATTGCCAGTGCTTCAGCGCCAGGGTGAGCGCCGCCTGCATTCCTTCTTCGATCGTTGCCTTAGGTTTTACCTGTAACACCGGTAACGGACGCAGCGGCTGCTCCGGTTTACCCTGCGCCAGCCAGTAGCCGCGCGCAGCTTTACTCAGGCTACCTGGACGCAGCCCTCCCGCCTTGCCCAGCTCGGCGGCCAACGCCAGTACATCCGCCAGCTCACCCTGTTTCAGTTCCAGCTCAATTTCATGCAGCGGTTCGCTCAGCGCGTTGGCGCTAACCTCTCCCCGATCCAGCGCAACTTCAATTTCACTGTTACCATAGCTGACCAACCAACGCTCACGCGCAAAATGCGTGGTAAACAACGGTTTTAGCTGCTGTTGCAGCGCGTTGATATCGCTTCCCTCAGGCCAGACTTCTGTCGGGAGGCGGGTAATATCCAGTTCCGGCTGGGTAAGCTCGACGTTATACTCAGGGCGTTGATGCAAACCGCCAATCGTCTGGCCTGCCGTTTTCAGGGTCATTTCATAACGTTCCCCGATGCCACGGATACGCAACCCCATATCCCAGCGGCGCAGCTGATTGTCGGGCGTTTCATAATAGATGTTAGTTAACGCTATCGGTGCGCTGTATTGATGGGGCCATGCAGCCAGTTGACTGCCAAGCCGATCCGCCGCCTGAGGCGTTGCAATGAACTTTAACTCGATTTCAATGGTCATAATTTTTCATTCATCTTTCACTGGCGCAGATTTCAGGAATAAGCCGAAGAGTAATGCAGATAACCCTCTGCTGTCTCTGCTTTATTATGTATTCGCGAGCGTTGCCGCATCAGCTTGAGACCAGGATAGTTCTCATTCAGATTTTTGCGTAGCCTATCCAGACTGTGCCCTAAAATTTTCCGGAACACATGAAAAAACGATATCGAATGAATAAATCACACCTTATTGCTCTGACTTTGCTGACATTCAGCGTTACTTTGCCCGTCCATGCCGAAGAGAAACGTTATATTTCTGATGAGTTATCTACTTGGGTTCGCAGCGGCCCCGGCGATCAATATCGTCTGGTCGGCAAGCTGAACGCAGGCGAACAGGTCACGCTGTTACAGACCAACAGCCAAAGCCAGTATGGACAGATTCGTGATGCAGAAGGCAAAACCAACTGGATCCCACTGGCGCAGCTTAGCGCCGAGCCGAGCCTGCGTACACGTGTGCCGCAGCTTGAGAAGCAGGTTAAAGATCTGACCGATAAGCTGGCAAATATTGACAACAGCTGGAATCAGCGCACGGCGGATATGCAGAAGAAAGTTGCGGCCAGCGATAGTGTGATTAACGGCCTGAAAGAAGAAAACCAGCAGCTGAAAAACCAGCTGATCGTCGCACAGAAGAAAGTTAACGCGGCGAATGTGCAGCTGGATGACAAACAACGTACCATTATTATGCAGTGGTTTATGTATGGCGGTGGTGTTGCAGGCGTAGGTTTACTGCTGGGTCTGCTGCTGCCGCACATGATTCCACGCCGGAAGAAAAACAACCGCTGGATGAATTAACCAGCCGTTTTTCCCCATTTTCGTCTCCACGGCAACAGGGCTTACAGGCGGCCCTGCTGTTGTCATGTCCGTCATTCTGCGATTGTTGTGCCAGAATAACTGTCAGGAAGCGATTTTAAGCTACCGGTACGGCAAACCGATACCGGTACGCCTGATATTTAATTGACTGAACACTGGAGTTCCTTAGTGAAAACATATCTTGTCGGCGGCGCGGTTCGCGATGGTTTACTTAAGCTGCCGGTCAAAGACAAAGATTGGGTCGTGGTCGGCGCCACGCCTGAAATGATGCTGGAGCAGGGTTACCAGCAGGTGGGCCGCGACTTTCCGGTTTTTCTGCATCCTGAAAGCCGGGAAGAGTATGCGCTGGCGCGTACCGAACGCAAATCAGGCAGCGGTTATACCGGTTTCGTCACCTGGTCAGCGCCTGATGTCACCTTAGAGCAGGATCTGCAACGGCGCGATCTGACCATCAACGCTATCGCTCAGGATGAGGCGGGCAACTATATCGATCCTTACCACGGATGTGAGGATCTGGAAAAGCGCCTGCTGCGCCATGTCTCAGCGGCCTTTGTCGAGGATCCGCTGCGCGTGCTGCGCGTGGCACGCTTTGCTGCCCGTTACGCGCACCTGGGTTTTCGCATTGCCGAAGAAACCCAGGCGCTAATGTGTCAGATGGTTACCGGCGGTGAACTCGCCGACTTAACCGCCGAGCGCGTCTGGAAAGAGACGGAGAACGCGCTGCGCGCCCGTAACCCGCAGGTTTATTTTCAGGTGCTGCGCGACTGCGGCGCGCTGGCAGTACTTTTTCCTGAGATCGATAAGCTGTTTGGCGTCCCGGCACCGGCTAAATGGCACCCGGAAATCGATACCGGCGTGCATACATTGATGACGCTGGCGATCGCCGCTCAGCTCACACCAGAACCGGATGTGCGCTTCGCCACGCTCTGTCATGATGTCGGCAAGGGGCTGACGCCGCCGGAAAAATGGCCCAGCCATCCCGGTCATGGCGTTGCTGGCGTACCGCTGGTGGAGGCGATGTGCCACCGTCTGCGTATCCCCAACCAGCTGCGCGATCTCGCCATGCTGGTCGCGGAATTTCACGATATGGTGCACACCATTGAGAAACAGCCAACAGAGCGGCTGATTACCCTGTTCGATCGCATCGATGCCTGGCGCAAACCGCTGCGGGTTGAGCAGCTGGCGCAAACCAGCGAAGCGGATGCGCGCGGACGCACCGGCTGGGAGAATAATCCTTATCCTCAAGGCATTTACCTGCGCGAGGCGTTTCAGATCGCGCTGGCGGTACCGACCAAAGCGGTTATCGAAGCTGGATTTAAAGGCGTTCAGGTGCGCGAGGAGCTGACCCGGCGTCGGATCGAAGCGCTGGATAACTGGCGTACCAGCCGTGGCTGACAGGGATAAAAAAAGGAGGCGCTGATGCCTCCTTTTTTAATCGTCTGCTGCGTTAGACAAAAACCAGGTAAACCGCAGCGGCAACGATAAAACGGTAGATGGCGAAAGGCACAAAGGAGATACGCTTAATCAGATGCAGGAAGAACTTAATCGCCAGCAGCGCAATGATAAACGCAGTGACAAAGCCCACGGCGAACATCGGCAGATCGTCCATCGACAGGAAGCCCATACTTTTATACAAATCGAGTACGGTAGCGCCCATCATCATCGGCACGGCAAGAATAAAGGAGAATTCTGAAGCGGCATAACGGCTCACGCCCATCAGCATCCCGCCGGAGATTGTTGCGCCAGAACGAGAGAATCCCGGCCAGAGAGCCAGACACTGGAAGCAGCCAATAATGAAAGCCTGGCGGTAAGTGATGTCATCGATACCCGGCGCTTTCGGCTGTTTGGGCTTCAGAAACTCAGCCACCAGCAACAGTACGCCGCCGACAATCAGCGCATACATCACGTTGACAGGATTAAAGAGCGTCTTAATTTGATCGTGCAGGATCAGCCCGATCGCTACCGCAGGGACCATGCCCAGCAGGATATGAATCAGCGTCAGGTGACCGGTTCCGCTACCTTCATGCTTAACCTGACCGAAGTGAATACCAATCAGACCAAACAGCCGCCGCCAGAACATAACCACCACGGCAAGAATAGATCCAAGCTGAATCACGACTTCAAACGTTTCTGCCTTATCGCCTTCAAAACCCAGCAGATGTCCAACAATGATCATATGACCGGTGGATGAGACAGGAAGAAACTCTGTCAGCCCCTCGACAATGCCGAGAATTGCAGCCACCCAGAGCTGATGAATATCTGCCATCAAAAGTCCTCTACCCTAATGTTTTAGCCATTAAAAAGGCGGACGTTCGAAACGTAACCGCCAGAAAAGATGCCAACTCAGCGTTATGCCAGCTATATGACAGCCATAATGTGGTTCGGTTTCATTGTGATAGCAATCACATTGGATCTATTTCAGAATAGTCCCCGCCGGGGCTAACGGGCTCCGCGCTCAATAATGACGCCTACCCGAGCGGCCTGGGCAACGGCGCCAGGCTTACTGACCTTGATACGTACCCAGGGCGAGCCAAAGCGCGTTAACAGCAGGTTGGCCACCTCTTCCGCTACCCTTTCTACCAGCGCAAAACGCCCCTGACCAACATGGTCGATAATCAGAGTGGCAACGTCGGCATAGCTCAGACAATCATTCACATCATCGCTGGCCGCCGCCTTTTGATTATCCCAGGCCATTTCGACATCGAAAACCAGCTTCTGCTGAATAGTCTGTTCCCAGTCGTAAACGCCAATGGTAGTGATTACCGACAGCTGTTCTATAAATACGATATCCATGATGGCAGTCTCTGTTTTTGCGTTAACCGGATACCACTTCCGGCGAATTATGCGTATTATCCACAGATGATGAGACTAAAACGACCCTTACGAAACGGAACGGTGTTATGAGTGCAATCGCGCTTGGTATGATCATTTTCGCGTATCTGTGCGGCTCTGTCTCCAGTGCCATCCTGGTGTGTCGGCTCGCAGGCCTCCCCGATCCGCGCCATAACGGGTCAGGCAATCCCGGTGCCACAAACGTATTGCGTATCGGTGGTAAAGGCGCAGCGGCGGCGGTGCTGGTGTTCGATATCCTGAAAGGGATGTTGCCGGTATGGCTGGCTTATGAAATGGGCGTTTCTCCGGTTTATCTTGGTCTGACGGCAATTGCTGCCTGCCTGGGCCATATCTATCCCGTTTTCTTTCGTTTTCGCGGCGGTAAAGGCGTGGCTACGGCACTGGGTGCCATTGCGCCTATCGGCTGGGATCTGACCGGCCTGATGACCGGAACCTGGCTGTTGACCGTGCTGCTGAGCGGCTATTCATCGCTGGGTGCTATCGTCAGCGCGCTGATTGCGCCTTTTTATGTCTGGTGGTTCAAGCCGCAGTTTACCTTCCCGGTCGCGATGCTTTCCTGCCTGATACTGTTACGCCATCATGATAATATTCAGCGTCTGTGGCGCGGACAGGAATCAAAAATCTGGAAAAAAAAGCGTAAGCCTTGAGCTTATTTTATTCGCTGGCATATTTCACGTCGACTGACAAATTACGATGGCGGGAAAAATGCCTGGTGAAGGCATAAAATAATCACTTTCCATCTTTTATTCGTTAAGCTCAATCGTCCAGCAGATAAACGCTGCCGACATCAACATTAAACCAAAAGAAATAATTAATTAACTATAGGAATAGTTTATATTTCTTTTTATCCTCTTTTCGTTCGCAAATAAAACTTTTACGATAGTAAGCACCGCTTATTTTATTAAGGTAGTTGTGTTTTACAAGTAACTCACTAACACCTTAAAAGGAAAACAAAAATGAGAAATCTTACTACGCGTGAAATCAATCATGTCAGCGGTGGCGCTTATCTGGGCGAGGATGGAAAAATACATAACGATGTACCTGAGTGGCAGCAAGTTTTAGATATCGTTAAGAACGCGATTTATGATTTCCTGAACCCCATCGCCAAACTGTTTGGCTTTGAACTGACTCCTCCTGGATCTATGGTAGGCGCCAGCAAACCTTAATCAGAAAATGTGAATAACGTCGAATTGCTGCTGCCAGTATATCGACGTTATTTACCCGGCCTCGTTTATTGACGCCACATGCGAGGCCGATACAATGATGACTTTCGTTATTTATCTTCGCTGCATATTTTCCTGATATAAAAAAACAAACCAGAATATAATCGGAACAGGTCCGTTCTTTTTAATACACAGGTTGCGAATACTACTTATCTAAGCTGGTATTACTAAGCAACGTCATAAGCGATCGGACTTATTATCCTGCTACAATAAACGAACCAGCAATCATAATCGGTTGCTTTCTTAAATCAGATAACGGCGTTAAAACGAGCTGAACGCACAAAACAGTAAACGCCATAACGCCTGAATAAGCTGTCAGATAATCCGCTAACGTAATAACAAACAAGGGCGGCTACTTATTAAGTTGCCAGCCCTTTGGCGCAAGATGGTTACGTTGTGAAAAAACGCCCTGCTCAGGCAATTGCCGGTAGTTCAGCCAGTGGCCAACGCGGACGCACGCTGACGCCGAGATCGCCGCGAGTACCGCCTTTTAAACGCACCATACCGGCATAGGCGATCATCGCGCCGTTATCGGTACAAAATTCAGGACGGGCATAAAAAACCTCGCCGCCCCGCGCCTGCATCATCTCCGCCAGCTTCAGGCGCAACGTCCGGTTAGCGCTGACGCCGCCCGCCATCACCAGGCGTTTAAAACCGGTTTGATCCAGCGCGCGTTTGCATTTAATCGCCAGCGTATCCACTACCGCATCCTCAAAAGCACGGGCGATATCCGCGCGCGTTTGCGCATCGTCGCTGTTCTCGCGAATTGTATTGGCAGCAAAGGTTTTTAAACCTGAGAAGCTGAAGTCCAGACCAGGCCGGTCAGTCATCGGACGCGGAAACGTGAAGCGCCCTGCCGTTCCCTGCTGCGCCATACGCGACAGCATCGGCCCGCCGGGATAATCCAGGCCCAGGAGCTTAGCGGTTTTATCGAAGGCTTCACCTGCGGCGTCATCAATTGATTCGCCCAGCAAGCTGTATTCACCGATACCGGTCACGCTAATTAGCTGCGTATGGCCACCAGAGACCAGCAGTGCGACAAAGGGAAACTGCGGTGGATTGTCTTCCAGCATCGGTGCCAGCAGATGCCCTTCCATATGGTGTACCGGCACGGCGGGAACCTGCCAGGCAAACGCCAGCGAGCGGCCAATGGTCGCGCCAACCAGCAGCGCACCGACTAAACCTGGGCCAGCGGTCCAGGCAACCGCGTCAATATCTTTGCCTTCCAGCCCCGCCTCCTGCAACGCAGCCTGAATTAACGGCACCGTTTTACGCACGTGATCGCGCGAAGCCAGTTCCGGCACCACCCCGCCATAATCGGCATGGACTTTCACCTGACTATAGAGTTGATTAGCGAGTAAACCGGCCCGATCGTCATAAATGGCGACACCGGTTTCATCACAGGATGTTTCAATACCCAGAACGCGCATGGTTGCTTTACCTCTCAGTTGCGGCGCGCAGTGTATCACAGCCCATCGCGACTCTGACGCGCTTTTATCAGATGCTGTCTCTTTTATGAGCAAAAAGCGAAAAAACTTTGAACGACGATGAAAGCTTTACGCTATACTCCTCCGC
The sequence above is a segment of the Mixta intestinalis genome. Coding sequences within it:
- the ribB gene encoding 3,4-dihydroxy-2-butanone-4-phosphate synthase, with amino-acid sequence MNQTLLSEFGTPEQRVELAIAALREGRGVMVLDDEDRENEGDMIFAAETMTVEQMALTIRHGSGIVCLCITEPRRQQLDLPMMVENNTSSFGTGFTVTIEAAQGVTTGVSAKDRLTTIRTAIADNAKPSDLNRPGHVFPLRAREGGVLTRGGHTEATIDLVTLAGFKPFGVLCELTNDDGTMAHAPEAIVFAKQHNMPVVTIEDLVAWRRSHETRQAS
- the ubiK gene encoding ubiquinone biosynthesis accessory factor UbiK, with protein sequence MIDPKKIEQLARQVHEAMPRGIREFGDDVEKKIRQVLQAQLTRMDLVNREEFDVQTQVLLRTREKLAALEQRLAALESQGGKPVTQSASSPAMAPAAPQTASATPQTPASPSSYQTPPLLNDEVKKEDPQ
- the hldE gene encoding bifunctional D-glycero-beta-D-manno-heptose-7-phosphate kinase/D-glycero-beta-D-manno-heptose 1-phosphate adenylyltransferase HldE, with amino-acid sequence MKVTLPEFNRAEVLVVGDVMLDRYWYGPTSRISPEAPVPVVKVDNVEERPGGAANVAMNIAALGASSRLIGLTGTDDAARALGLSLQNVNVKCDFVALSTHPTITKLRILSRNQQLIRLDFEEGFDGIDPEPLHQRIAAALPHTGALVLSDYAKGALATVQQMIQLARAAKVPVLVDPKGTDFERYRGATLLTPNLSEFEAVVGKCQNEAQIVERGMQLVADYELSALLVTRSENGMTLLQPGKAPLHLPTQAQEVYDVTGAGDTVIGVLAASLAAGDDLEAACFLANAAAGVVVGKLGTSTVSPVELENAIHARPESGFGIMSEAQLKEAVALARQRGEKVVMTNGVFDILHAGHVSYLSNARKLGDRLIVAVNSDASTKRLKGDSRPVNTLENRMIVLGALEAVDWVVSFEEDTPQRLIAGILPDLLVKGGDYKPEDIAGSKEVWANGGEVRVLNFEDGISTTNIIKRIRS
- the glnE gene encoding bifunctional [glutamate--ammonia ligase]-adenylyl-L-tyrosine phosphorylase/[glutamate--ammonia-ligase] adenylyltransferase is translated as MLPTFHGPLPALLQSQAEKAAGRLNRSLASLNMQQQAVLAFSDFITDSLLQHPEWWQQLEQEKPQPDEWCHYADWLNAGLQTVSDEAALMRQLRLFRRQMMVRIAWMQAIGESSTEMSLKQLSTLAETLIVAARDWLWQACCIEYGTPCNAAGEPQPLLILGMGKLGGGELNFSSDIDLIFVWPENGVTHGGRRELDNAQFFTRLGQRLIKVLDQATADGFVYRVDMRLRPFGDSGPLVLSFAALEDYYQEQGRDWERYAMVKARLMGDSDDRWSQELQQMLRPFIYRRYIDFSVIQSLRNMKGMIAREVRRRGLKDNIKLGAGGIRECEFIVQVFQLIRGGRERTLQQRALLPTLAAIEELNLLTEPQVSALRGAYLFLRRLENLLQSIADEQTQTLPTDVLNQARLAWAMGFADWTALLEALEQQMAQVRLIFNELIGEDVPESAEENDSHEMAELWHDKLDQSDLDALLTQLDEAARERLFRLLTDFRRDVDKRTIGPRGRLALDQLMPRLLNEVCVRADADLTLERLIPLLLGVVTRTTYLELLTESPGALQQLIRLCAASPMIASQLARYPLLLDELLDPATLYQPTATDAYRDELRQYLLRIPEEDEEQQLEALRQFKQVQQLRIAAADIAGTLPVMKVSDHLTWLAEAIIQAVVQQAWNMMVQRYGKPSHLQQNERGFAVVGYGKLGGWELGYRSDLDLVFLHDCPIDAVTDGERVIDGRQFYLRLAQRVMHLFSTRTSSGILYEVDARLRPSGSAGMLVSTMDAFDEYQRNDAWTWEHQALVRARIVYGEPALNKRFEAIRRHTLCLPREAATLQTEVREMREKMYAHLSHKHKGRWDIKADEGGITDIEFITQYLVLRYAAEEPALTGWSDNVRILELLARHDKISQREAEALTQAYVTLRDELHHLALQEQAGHVAPDAFMHERQIVQESWQRWLLGSTTEA